The Desulfofundulus luciae nucleotide sequence AAGGCCGCTGCCTTGAAGCTAATGTTTTTGAGCGGTGAGGTCTCATAACGGGAAAAAATTTTTGTGGAGATACCTACTGGATCTTGACACGGACCAGCGCATTTTAGCCCTTGACAATCCTGTGGGAATGTGCTATTATTCCTAAACGTTCATATATATGCATGGACCGGGAGCCGTCTTTATACATATACGTATGAATGATCGCTTTTGCGGAAATAATATCATGGCATAGCTTTTTTATGATTTCGTAGGAAAGCGAGGTTTTCGAGGTTCTCTGGAAAACCTTGCTTTTCGTTGTTTTTTAATTTTGGGGGGTGTGAGGCTCTCAATGGTTACTGCAAACGCCGGGATCAGAACCAGGTGGAGTTTCGGCAAACTCCGGGAAGTTTTGGATCTGCCCAACCTGATTGAAGTGCAGCGCAACTCCTACGACTGGTTTTTGCGGGAGGGTTTGCGCGAGGTATTCCAGGATGTTTCGCCCATCCAGGACTTTACCGGCAATCTGGTCCTTGAGTTCCTGGACTATACCCTTGGTGAACCCAAGTACTCCGTCGAAGAGTGCAAAGAGCGGGACGTCACCTACGCGGCGCCCTTAAGGGTAAAGGTGCGCCTGATAAATAAAGAGACGGGAGAAGTCAAAGAGCAGGAAGTCTTCATGGGCGACTTCCCCCTCATGACCGAGAAGGGCACCTTTATCATCAATGGCGCGGAGCGGGTGATTGTCAGCCAGTTGGTGCGTTCCCCCGGGGTTTACTTTGCCGAGCAGCTCGATCCCAGCGGCAAGAAAATCTACACGGCCACCATTATCCCCAACCGGGGGGCATGGCTGGAATTTGAAACCGATGTCAACGACCATGTCTTCGTACGCGTTGACCGCACCCGCAAGATTCCGGTTACCGTCCTGGTGCGTGCTCTGGGCTACGGGTCCAATGTGATGATCGTTGACCTGTTTGACGGCAATAAATATATCCAGGAAACCCTGACCAGGGATAACACCGATTCCGAAGAAGAAGCCCTGGTAGAAATCTATAAACGGCTGCGGCCCGGTGAACCCCCCACAGTGGAGAGCGCTCGCTCGCTACTCCACTCGTTGTTCTTTGATCCCAAGCGCTACGACCTGGCCAATGTGGGCCGTTATAAAATATGGAAGAAGTTAAAGCATGATGTGCTCTACCGTTTTAAAGATGACGGTCAGGGACCAACGGAGTGGGATCGTTACCTGAACCGGGAGGTACCCAAAAACCGTGAATTTATCCGGGAGCTTACTCCTGAGGATATTATTGCCACCGTTAAATACCTGCTTCGTTTAATGGATGGGGAAGGCCAGGTGGATGACATCGACCACCTGGGCAACCGGCGCCTGCGTTCAGTGGGGGAACTCTTGCAGAACCAGTTTCGTATTGGTTTATCCCGCATGGAACGGGTGGTGCGGGAAAGGATGACCATCCAGGACGTGGATGTCATCACCCCGCAGGTGTTGATCAACATCAGGCCGGTGGTAGCGGCCATCAAGGAGTTTTTTGGCTCCAGCCAGCTTTCCCAGTTCATGGACCAGACGAACCCCCTGGCCGAGTTGACCCATAAGCGGCGCCTTTCGGCCCTGGGGCCGGGTGGATTGAGCCGGGAGAGGGCGGGCTTCGAGGTGCGGGACGTGCACCATTCCCACTACGGCCGCATGTGTCCCATAGAGACCCCGGAAGGTCCCAACATCGGCCTGATCGGTTCTTTGTCCTGCTATGCCCGGATCAACCACTTTGGTTTTATTGAAACGCCCTACCGCAAGGTGAACAAGGAAGAGCGGCGGGTTACCGACGAGATCGTCTACCTCACGGCCGACGAGGAAGAGGATCTGGTCATTGCCCAGGCCAACGTGCCCCTGGATGAAAATGGCTATTTTCTGGAGGATCGGGTGAATGCCCGCCACGGCCATGAGATTCTGGTGGTGCCCACGGACAAGGTCGACTACATGGACGTTTCGCCCAAGCAGGTCTTCAGCGTGGCAACTTCCCTGATTCCCTTCCTGGAGCACGACGATGCCAACCGGGCGCTGATGGGTGCCAACATGCAGCGCCAGGCCGTGCCGTTGATTAAAGCTCAAGCACCCCTGGTGGGTACCGGGTTGGAGTATAAAGCAGCCAGGGATTCCGGGGTGGTGGTGATCGCCAGAAACAGCGGCGTGGTGGAGCGGGTAACGGCCAACGAGATTGTGATCCGCACCGACAACGGCACCCTGGATACTTACAAGCTGATCAAGTTTGCCCGTTCCAACCAGGGCACCTGCATTAATCAAAAGCCCATTGTGTACAAGGGTGACCGGGTTGAAGCCGGGCAGGTAATTGCCGACGGGCCTTCCACCGATCACGGTGAGCTGGCCCTGGGCCGCAACGTGCTGGTGGCCTTCATGCCCTGGGAAGGTTACAACTACGAGGATGCCATCCTGGTGAGCGAAAAGCTGGTCAAGGAAGACTACTTTACTTCTATTCACATAGAAGAATATGAGTGCGACGCCCGGGATACCAAGCTCGGTCCCGAGGAAATCACCAGGGATATTCCCAACGTGGGCGAGGAGATCTTAAAGGACCTGGACGAGCGGGGAATTATCCGGGTGGGAGCGGAAGTGCGCCCCGGGGATATTTTAGTAGGCAAGGTTACGCCAAAGGGAGAAACCGAGCTCACCGCCGAGGAGCGCCTGCTGCGGGCCATCTTTGGCGAGAAGGCCAGGGAAGTGCGGGACACTTCTTTAAGGGTGCCCCACGGCGAGTCCGGTAAAGTGGTGGATGTGAAAGTATTTTCCCGGGAAAAGGGCGACGAGCTTCCCCCCGGGGTTAACCAGCTGGTCAGAGTGTATGTGGCCCAGAAGCGCAAAATTTCCGAGGGCGATAAAATGGCGGGCCGCCACGGAAACAAGGGGGTTATTGCCCGGATCCTGCCGGAAGAGGATATGCCCTTCCTTCCCGATGGTACGCCGGTGGAGATCGTTTTGAACCCCCTGGGTGTGCCCTCCCGGATGAACCTCGGTCAGGTGCTGGAAACCCACCTGGGCTGGGCGGCCAAGGTACTGGGCTACCACGTTTCCACACCGGTGTTTAACGGGGCTACGGAGGAAGATATTCTGGAATTTTTGGAGAGAGCAGGTCTTCCCAGGGACGGTAAGATAACCCTTTACGACGGGCGCACGGGAGAGCCCTTCGACAACCCCATTACCGTGGGCTACCTGTACATGTTAAAACTGGCTCACCTGGTGGACGATAAGATCCACGCCCGTTCCACCGGCCCCTATTCCCTGGTTACCCAGCAGCCCCTGGGTGGTAAGGCCCAGTTCGGCGGCCAGCGCTTCGGCGAGATGGAGGTTTGGGCCCTGGAGGCCTACGGTGCGGCCTATACCCTGCAGGAGATCCTTACGGTCAAATCCGACGATGTGGTGGGCCGGGTGAAGACCTACGAGGCCATTGTCAAGGGTGAGAACGTGCCCGAACAGGGTGTTCCCGAATCCTTCAAGGTTTTGATCAAGGAACTGCAGAGCCTGGGGCTGGACGTGAAGGTTCTTTCGGAGGATGACGAGGAGATCGAGATCAAGGAAGTGGAGGAAGACATGCAGGAAACGGCCCGGGATCTCGGCCTTGATATTCACGCCGGGGAGCTGCCGCCGGAAAAGGGCTATGATTCCGATTCGGAGGCCGAGGAAGAACGGGAGGAATATGAAGAGGAGGACTACCCGGGCGATTTGCCCGATGACGTTTTGGACCTGGACGATGAGGACACGGAACCGGATCGTTACCAGTGATTGCTATACGTGTTGCCGCATCCATGTCATAACAGATTTACACGGCTGCCCCGGGGCGTTTTTGTGGCCGGTGAATGTTCAGTAAAACCGTTATGGCGAGGATGCGGTGCTGTCGGCGCGAAGCACTGGAGTGAGCGGGGACCCAGCACTCACCGTGGCACTGGCTCTTCCCAAAACCGGATGTGTCAATTAAACCTGAAACACCGGGAGCAAAGTCATATTTGGGTGAGTGCTGGGCCGCATCCAACCGGGTCACTGAATATTTACTGCGACCGCAATAGAACCGGCGATATTCTTAGCGAAGGGAGAGGGATCCTTTGCTGGATTTGAACAACTTTGACCGCATCCGCATTGGTCTGGCATCTTCAGACATGATCCGCCAGTGGTCCAGCGGCGAGGTAAAGAAGCCGGAGACAATCAACTACCGGACACTGAAACCGGAGCGGGACGGTCTTTTTTGCGAGCGCATTTTCGGTCCTACCAGGGACTGGGAGTGCCATTGCGGCAAATACAAGCGGGTACGCTACAAGGGCGTGGTTTGCGATCGCTGTGGCGTGGAGG carries:
- the rpoB gene encoding DNA-directed RNA polymerase subunit beta; the protein is MVTANAGIRTRWSFGKLREVLDLPNLIEVQRNSYDWFLREGLREVFQDVSPIQDFTGNLVLEFLDYTLGEPKYSVEECKERDVTYAAPLRVKVRLINKETGEVKEQEVFMGDFPLMTEKGTFIINGAERVIVSQLVRSPGVYFAEQLDPSGKKIYTATIIPNRGAWLEFETDVNDHVFVRVDRTRKIPVTVLVRALGYGSNVMIVDLFDGNKYIQETLTRDNTDSEEEALVEIYKRLRPGEPPTVESARSLLHSLFFDPKRYDLANVGRYKIWKKLKHDVLYRFKDDGQGPTEWDRYLNREVPKNREFIRELTPEDIIATVKYLLRLMDGEGQVDDIDHLGNRRLRSVGELLQNQFRIGLSRMERVVRERMTIQDVDVITPQVLINIRPVVAAIKEFFGSSQLSQFMDQTNPLAELTHKRRLSALGPGGLSRERAGFEVRDVHHSHYGRMCPIETPEGPNIGLIGSLSCYARINHFGFIETPYRKVNKEERRVTDEIVYLTADEEEDLVIAQANVPLDENGYFLEDRVNARHGHEILVVPTDKVDYMDVSPKQVFSVATSLIPFLEHDDANRALMGANMQRQAVPLIKAQAPLVGTGLEYKAARDSGVVVIARNSGVVERVTANEIVIRTDNGTLDTYKLIKFARSNQGTCINQKPIVYKGDRVEAGQVIADGPSTDHGELALGRNVLVAFMPWEGYNYEDAILVSEKLVKEDYFTSIHIEEYECDARDTKLGPEEITRDIPNVGEEILKDLDERGIIRVGAEVRPGDILVGKVTPKGETELTAEERLLRAIFGEKAREVRDTSLRVPHGESGKVVDVKVFSREKGDELPPGVNQLVRVYVAQKRKISEGDKMAGRHGNKGVIARILPEEDMPFLPDGTPVEIVLNPLGVPSRMNLGQVLETHLGWAAKVLGYHVSTPVFNGATEEDILEFLERAGLPRDGKITLYDGRTGEPFDNPITVGYLYMLKLAHLVDDKIHARSTGPYSLVTQQPLGGKAQFGGQRFGEMEVWALEAYGAAYTLQEILTVKSDDVVGRVKTYEAIVKGENVPEQGVPESFKVLIKELQSLGLDVKVLSEDDEEIEIKEVEEDMQETARDLGLDIHAGELPPEKGYDSDSEAEEEREEYEEEDYPGDLPDDVLDLDDEDTEPDRYQ